A stretch of Saccharothrix texasensis DNA encodes these proteins:
- the ligD gene encoding non-homologous end-joining DNA ligase produces the protein MPADRVVRVGQRWLLAGRALAPRLIPGDDDYLSVPEVVGVGRAAAVPGDQPIIAPMLATPGDPPTGPGWVVEFKWDGYRGVAYCQGGDVRVLSRNQLDLTDRFPELRVLPEVVGGRTVVLDGEIVALGPDQRPSFELLQRRTGDTVGVRALRAAPIAYYVFDLLVLDGRSVWNLPYAERRAMLTGLRLPGEHAVQVPPCFPDTEPAAILRVAGQYELEGIVSKRATSRYEPGRRSPAWVKTPLRRTAEVVVGGWKPGRGRRSGTIGSLLLGAYDGADLVFVGHVGTGFTDRALADLRQRLAGLQRSSNPFGTSVPREFARDARWVEPVLVGDVEFRNWTTDHRLRHPSWRGLRDDRIPREVHHPGH, from the coding sequence GTGCCAGCCGATCGTGTGGTGCGGGTGGGGCAGAGGTGGCTGTTGGCCGGTCGTGCGCTCGCGCCGCGGCTGATTCCCGGTGACGATGACTACCTGTCGGTGCCGGAGGTGGTCGGGGTGGGACGTGCGGCCGCTGTGCCCGGTGACCAGCCGATCATCGCGCCGATGCTCGCGACGCCGGGCGATCCGCCGACGGGCCCGGGTTGGGTGGTGGAGTTCAAGTGGGACGGCTACCGCGGGGTGGCGTACTGCCAGGGCGGTGATGTCCGGGTGCTCAGCCGCAACCAGCTGGACCTGACCGACAGGTTCCCGGAGTTGCGGGTGCTGCCGGAGGTGGTGGGAGGACGCACGGTCGTGCTCGACGGTGAGATCGTCGCCCTCGGTCCGGATCAGCGTCCCAGCTTCGAGCTGCTGCAACGACGCACCGGCGACACGGTCGGGGTGCGGGCGCTGAGGGCGGCACCGATTGCCTACTACGTGTTCGACCTGCTGGTGCTGGACGGGCGGTCGGTGTGGAACCTGCCCTACGCGGAGCGGCGGGCGATGCTGACCGGGTTGCGGTTGCCCGGTGAGCACGCGGTCCAGGTGCCGCCGTGCTTCCCCGACACCGAACCGGCGGCCATCCTGCGGGTGGCGGGGCAGTACGAGCTGGAGGGCATCGTCAGCAAACGCGCCACCTCCCGCTACGAACCGGGGCGCCGGTCACCGGCCTGGGTCAAGACACCGCTGCGTCGGACCGCGGAAGTGGTCGTCGGCGGGTGGAAGCCGGGGCGAGGACGGCGTTCAGGCACGATCGGCTCGCTGTTGTTGGGCGCCTACGACGGGGCCGACCTGGTGTTCGTCGGGCACGTCGGCACCGGCTTCACCGACCGGGCCTTGGCCGACCTGCGGCAGCGGCTGGCCGGGCTGCAACGTTCGAGCAACCCGTTCGGCACATCGGTCCCGCGCGAGTTCGCCCGTGACGCGCGGTGGGTCGAGCCGGTGCTCGTCGGCGACGTCGAGTTCCGGAACTGGACCACCGACCACCGGCTGCGCCACCCGTCCTGGCGCGGCCTGCGCGACGACCGCATCCCACGGGAAGTCCACCACCCCGGCCACTGA
- a CDS encoding epoxide hydrolase family protein — MTNTEIRPFRIEVTQAELDDLTGRLDRTRLPQPAPGDTWEHGTPNHYLREAVTAWRAFDWRAAEERVNAHAHFITEIEDQPIHFIHVESPHEGATPLLLAHTYPGSSVDYLDVIGRLTDPVAHGGRAEDAFHVVVPDAPGYGFSNPVTESGWTTARVARAYDTLMRRLGYRSYGVHGSDHGAMVARELGILAPEGFLGLHVLQLFSFPSGDPAEFERLEPRDYAGLEHMRWFQKVGGYNTMNASRPQTVAAGLSDSPIGMLAYSELFNSFGNGTSLVPLETILTEVSVNWFANAAAGMARSYFDNAAAPADEPAPVNAAPTGVAVFADDFQTIRVFAERDNSNIVHWSRFEQGGHFAALEVPEIVVDDIRAFFTALR, encoded by the coding sequence ATGACGAACACGGAGATCCGCCCCTTCCGCATCGAGGTCACGCAGGCCGAGCTGGACGACCTGACCGGCCGCCTCGACCGCACCCGCCTGCCGCAGCCGGCGCCGGGCGACACCTGGGAGCACGGCACCCCCAACCACTACCTGCGGGAGGCCGTGACGGCGTGGCGCGCGTTCGACTGGCGGGCCGCCGAGGAGCGGGTCAACGCCCACGCGCACTTCATCACCGAGATCGAGGACCAGCCGATCCACTTCATCCACGTCGAGTCGCCGCACGAGGGCGCGACGCCACTGCTGCTCGCGCACACCTACCCGGGCTCGTCGGTCGACTACCTCGACGTGATCGGCAGGCTCACCGACCCCGTCGCCCACGGCGGGCGGGCCGAGGACGCGTTCCACGTCGTCGTGCCGGACGCGCCCGGTTACGGCTTCTCCAACCCGGTCACCGAATCGGGCTGGACCACCGCCCGCGTGGCGCGCGCCTACGACACCCTCATGCGCAGGCTCGGCTACCGGAGCTACGGGGTCCACGGCTCCGACCACGGCGCGATGGTCGCCCGTGAGCTCGGCATCCTCGCCCCGGAGGGATTCCTGGGGTTGCACGTGCTGCAGCTGTTCTCCTTCCCGTCGGGCGACCCCGCGGAGTTCGAACGACTCGAACCGCGGGACTACGCCGGTCTGGAGCACATGCGGTGGTTCCAGAAGGTCGGCGGCTACAACACGATGAACGCCAGCAGGCCGCAGACGGTCGCGGCCGGGCTCAGCGACTCGCCGATCGGGATGCTCGCCTACAGCGAGCTGTTCAACTCCTTCGGCAACGGCACGTCCCTGGTGCCGCTGGAGACCATCCTCACCGAGGTGTCCGTCAACTGGTTCGCGAACGCCGCCGCGGGCATGGCCCGGTCCTACTTCGACAACGCGGCCGCCCCCGCCGACGAGCCCGCCCCGGTGAACGCCGCCCCGACCGGCGTGGCCGTGTTCGCCGACGACTTCCAGACCATCAGGGTGTTCGCGGAGCGGGACAACTCGAACATCGTGCACTGGAGCCGTTTCGAGCAGGGCGGCCACTTCGCCGCGCTCGAGGTCCCGGAGATCGTGGTCGACGACATCCGGGCGTTCTTCACCGCACTGCGGTGA
- a CDS encoding glycosyl hydrolase: protein MRALRRTGRALLALALVIPALTAVGVPADAAPAPLVGAGSNRCLDVVGNSRTAGTAVDIWDCNGQANQAWEFSAPGELRVFGGTRCLDVPDQSTTPGARLAIQTCNGQANQRFRANSDGSITATQSGLCLDVENQGTANGAAVLTWNCNGQANQRWRTGGTTPGPNPQCSVNPVNPDATAQARKLLCYVHSQYGNHILSGQQESTWIGGPDYEINHIRNNTGKYPAIRALDFGDSKDLAPRAIAWWQAGGIPMIGYHMGAPTKPDTYEGTQMQVSINAVLTSGTAEYRSFIDRLDQAATMLQQLENAGAAVIWRPFHEAGGTWFWWSKEGGGQYNRLWNFMYDYFTNTKGLDNLVWLHGYNGQPQASFYPGKSVVDIGGADTYAGDGNYDPQNAMYNAVRTIVGGTVPIALHENGPIPDPDRLQSTNTRWVLFGTWHGNHLTVSNSVSHLQKVYNHSYVVTRDELPDLK, encoded by the coding sequence ATGCGCGCCCTACGACGCACGGGCAGAGCCCTGCTCGCCCTCGCGCTGGTCATCCCGGCCCTGACCGCGGTCGGCGTGCCCGCCGACGCCGCCCCCGCCCCGCTCGTGGGAGCGGGGTCGAACAGGTGCCTGGACGTGGTCGGCAACTCCCGGACCGCCGGCACGGCGGTGGACATCTGGGACTGCAACGGCCAGGCCAACCAGGCGTGGGAGTTCTCCGCACCCGGTGAGCTGAGGGTCTTCGGTGGCACGCGCTGCCTGGACGTGCCCGACCAGTCGACCACCCCCGGCGCCCGCCTGGCGATCCAGACCTGCAACGGCCAGGCCAACCAGCGCTTCCGGGCCAACTCCGACGGCAGCATCACCGCCACCCAGTCCGGCCTGTGCCTGGACGTGGAGAACCAGGGCACCGCCAACGGTGCGGCCGTCCTCACCTGGAACTGCAACGGCCAGGCCAACCAGCGGTGGCGCACCGGCGGGACCACTCCCGGCCCGAACCCGCAGTGCTCGGTGAACCCGGTCAACCCGGACGCCACGGCGCAGGCCCGCAAGCTGCTGTGCTACGTGCACTCCCAGTACGGCAACCACATCCTCTCCGGGCAGCAGGAGTCGACGTGGATCGGCGGCCCGGACTACGAGATCAACCACATCCGGAACAACACCGGCAAGTACCCGGCCATCCGGGCGCTGGACTTCGGCGACTCCAAGGACCTCGCGCCGCGCGCCATCGCGTGGTGGCAGGCGGGCGGCATCCCGATGATCGGCTACCACATGGGCGCGCCGACCAAGCCCGACACCTACGAGGGCACCCAGATGCAGGTGTCGATCAACGCCGTGCTGACCTCGGGCACGGCCGAGTACCGCTCCTTCATCGACCGCCTCGACCAGGCCGCGACCATGCTCCAGCAGTTGGAGAACGCCGGCGCGGCGGTCATCTGGCGGCCGTTCCACGAGGCCGGCGGCACCTGGTTCTGGTGGAGCAAGGAGGGCGGCGGCCAGTACAACCGGCTCTGGAACTTCATGTACGACTACTTCACCAACACCAAGGGCCTGGACAACCTGGTCTGGCTGCACGGCTACAACGGCCAGCCGCAGGCGTCGTTCTACCCGGGCAAGTCGGTCGTGGACATCGGCGGGGCCGACACCTACGCCGGTGACGGCAACTACGACCCGCAGAACGCCATGTACAACGCCGTGCGCACCATCGTCGGCGGCACGGTCCCGATCGCCCTGCACGAGAACGGCCCGATCCCGGACCCCGACCGGTTGCAGTCCACCAACACCCGCTGGGTGCTGTTCGGCACGTGGCACGGCAACCACCTGACCGTCAGCAACTCCGTGAGCCACCTGCAGAAGGTCTACAACCACAGCTACGTCGTCACCCGCGACGAACTGCCCGACCTCAAGTAG
- a CDS encoding glycoside hydrolase family 27 protein, giving the protein MLLLSAVTAALPTSSAQALENGVARTPPMGWNSWNTFGCNINEALIRQMTDTMAGSGMRELGYQYVVVDDCWMNPNRDSSGNLQGDPSRFPSGMKALGDYIHSKGLKFGIYQAPLAETCAQYFDSYPGSTGALNHEEQDARQFAAWGVDFLKYDWCSPSGTIDDQVRTFAKMRDALKATGRPIVYSINSNSIHDKTGPRRNWSDVANMWRTTEDITNKWDTGQTNGYPMGIQNIVNVTVPLASYAGPGGFNDPDMMEVGRGGMTDTEMRSHFALWAIMASPLIAGNDLRNMNAATTTILKNANLIAINQDSLGLQARQISNDGTRRVLAKRLADGNVAVALFNQSGGTTTVSTTASAIGLSGSSFTLRDAWTNGTTTTSGAISASVPAHGTAVYVVSGGGGPVPTSFSLVSQNSGRCLDIPGSTPTNGALAQIWDCNSQTNQRFTTTTAGELRAYDGAKCLDVYNQGTANGTAVTLWDCNGQANQQFRLNSDGSVTAVASGRCLDVNGGATANGTKVIIWDCHGGTNQKWTRT; this is encoded by the coding sequence ATGCTGCTGCTGTCCGCGGTGACGGCGGCACTGCCCACGTCGTCCGCGCAGGCGTTGGAGAACGGTGTGGCGCGCACCCCGCCGATGGGGTGGAACTCGTGGAACACGTTCGGCTGCAACATCAACGAGGCGTTGATCCGGCAGATGACCGACACGATGGCCGGTTCCGGGATGCGTGAGCTCGGCTACCAGTACGTGGTGGTGGACGACTGCTGGATGAACCCCAACCGCGACTCGTCGGGCAACCTGCAGGGCGACCCGAGCCGGTTCCCCAGCGGCATGAAGGCGCTGGGCGACTACATCCACTCCAAGGGCTTGAAGTTCGGCATCTACCAGGCGCCGCTGGCCGAGACGTGCGCGCAGTACTTCGACTCCTACCCCGGCTCCACGGGGGCGTTGAACCACGAGGAGCAGGACGCCCGGCAGTTCGCCGCCTGGGGCGTGGACTTCCTGAAGTACGACTGGTGCTCGCCCAGCGGCACGATCGACGACCAGGTGCGCACCTTCGCGAAGATGCGCGACGCCCTCAAGGCCACCGGGCGGCCGATCGTCTACAGCATCAACTCCAACAGCATCCACGACAAGACCGGGCCCCGCCGCAACTGGAGCGACGTGGCCAACATGTGGCGCACCACCGAGGACATCACCAACAAGTGGGACACCGGGCAGACCAACGGCTACCCGATGGGCATCCAGAACATCGTCAACGTCACCGTGCCGCTCGCCTCCTACGCCGGACCGGGCGGTTTCAACGACCCCGACATGATGGAGGTCGGCCGCGGCGGCATGACCGACACCGAGATGCGCAGCCACTTCGCCCTGTGGGCGATCATGGCCTCACCGCTCATCGCCGGCAACGACCTGCGCAACATGAACGCCGCCACGACCACCATCCTCAAGAACGCCAACCTCATCGCCATCAACCAGGACAGCCTCGGCCTGCAGGCCCGGCAGATCTCCAACGACGGCACCCGCCGCGTCCTGGCCAAGCGACTGGCCGACGGCAACGTCGCGGTCGCCCTGTTCAACCAGAGCGGCGGCACGACCACCGTCTCCACCACGGCGAGCGCGATCGGCCTGTCGGGCAGCTCGTTCACGCTGCGCGACGCCTGGACCAACGGCACCACCACCACCTCCGGCGCCATCTCGGCCAGCGTCCCGGCCCACGGCACGGCGGTGTACGTCGTCAGCGGCGGCGGAGGCCCCGTGCCCACGTCGTTCTCCCTGGTGAGCCAGAACTCCGGCCGCTGCCTGGACATCCCCGGCAGCACGCCGACCAACGGCGCCCTGGCCCAGATCTGGGACTGCAACAGCCAGACCAACCAGCGCTTCACCACGACCACGGCCGGTGAGCTGCGCGCCTACGACGGCGCCAAGTGCCTGGACGTCTACAACCAGGGCACCGCCAACGGCACCGCCGTGACGTTGTGGGACTGCAACGGCCAGGCCAACCAGCAGTTCCGCCTCAACTCCGACGGCAGCGTGACCGCGGTGGCGTCGGGCAGGTGCCTGGACGTCAACGGCGGCGCCACCGCCAACGGCACGAAGGTCATCATCTGGGACTGCCACGGCGGCACCAACCAGAAGTGGACCCGCACCTGA
- a CDS encoding RICIN domain-containing protein, translating into MLRRERRWTCHGGANQKWRLNTDGSITGVASGLCLEVTGGSTTNGTSARLWTCDGRDSQKWNRV; encoded by the coding sequence GTGCTCCGGCGGGAACGTCGCTGGACGTGCCACGGGGGCGCCAACCAGAAGTGGCGGCTCAACACCGACGGCTCGATCACCGGCGTGGCCTCGGGACTGTGCCTGGAAGTCACCGGCGGCTCGACCACCAACGGCACGTCCGCGCGGCTGTGGACCTGCGACGGCCGGGACAGCCAGAAGTGGAACCGCGTGTGA
- a CDS encoding LacI family DNA-binding transcriptional regulator: MPAGGAGRTRRRIGIVDVAAAAGVSRQTVSNVLNGREAYYSAATFENVTDAMRRLGYQPNRAAQTLRSRRTMQIGYHIFGEQLDRAQGFTLHFLLSLIKAGAEVNHQVLVFTHHREDPLGVFEDLVARHAVDAVILSESGVEDERARFLADNHIPFACFGRLAPDLPQHWVDVDNVTGMGTIVDMLVVEGHRRFAYLGADGDQYWKTERLDGFTRRLAHHRVRLPKTSVFRGPDQGVRRRARQLLTGKNPPSAIVTGSDAVAAVVTGVAHSLGLKVGADVAITGFDGGGVALATDPTLTSARIPVERISHELVTRCLRQVERGHDDDPGLLLPTELVRGGSA; this comes from the coding sequence GTGCCCGCGGGCGGTGCGGGCCGGACCAGACGGCGGATCGGCATCGTGGACGTGGCCGCCGCCGCGGGTGTGTCGCGGCAGACGGTGTCCAACGTGCTCAACGGTCGCGAGGCGTACTACTCCGCCGCCACCTTCGAGAACGTCACCGACGCCATGCGGAGGCTGGGGTACCAGCCCAACCGCGCCGCCCAGACGCTGCGCTCGCGGCGCACGATGCAGATCGGCTACCACATCTTCGGCGAGCAGCTGGACCGGGCGCAGGGCTTCACCCTGCACTTCCTGCTGTCCTTGATCAAGGCCGGCGCCGAGGTGAACCACCAGGTGCTGGTGTTCACCCACCACCGTGAAGATCCCCTCGGCGTCTTCGAAGACCTCGTCGCCCGCCACGCCGTGGACGCGGTCATCCTGTCGGAATCCGGCGTCGAGGACGAGCGGGCCCGCTTCCTGGCCGACAACCACATCCCCTTCGCCTGCTTCGGCCGCCTCGCGCCCGACCTGCCCCAGCACTGGGTCGACGTGGACAACGTGACGGGCATGGGCACGATCGTGGACATGCTCGTCGTCGAAGGCCACCGGCGGTTCGCCTACCTCGGCGCCGACGGCGACCAGTACTGGAAGACCGAACGCCTCGACGGCTTCACCCGCCGCCTGGCCCACCACCGGGTCCGCCTGCCCAAGACCTCGGTCTTCCGCGGCCCCGACCAGGGCGTCCGCCGTCGCGCACGCCAACTGCTCACCGGCAAGAACCCGCCCAGCGCCATCGTGACGGGCAGCGACGCCGTCGCCGCCGTCGTCACCGGCGTCGCGCACTCCCTCGGCCTCAAGGTCGGCGCGGACGTGGCGATCACCGGCTTCGACGGCGGTGGCGTCGCGTTGGCGACCGACCCCACCCTGACCAGCGCCCGCATCCCCGTCGAGCGCATCTCGCACGAGCTGGTCACCCGCTGCCTGCGCCAGGTCGAACGCGGCCACGACGACGACCCCGGCCTCCTGCTGCCCACCGAACTCGTGCGCGGCGGCAGCGCCTGA
- a CDS encoding IS3 family transposase (programmed frameshift) translates to MVMKHYPPEFRAEAVALYRSRPGATIKSVAQDLGVNHETLRNWIRLDDAQRTEAPASTASASAPASPEDENAALRRRIRELEEERDILRKAARYFAGGDALVNRFEFVSENRRQYGVKRLCQVIGLARSSYYHWKATAPDRAARAAADADLAARIRVIHRESAGTYGVPRITAELHDTGHEVNHKRVARVMRGIGLAGLRLRRRHRTTTADPTAVKAPDLLGRDFTAQEPNTRYVGDITYLPIADGTFLYLATVMDLCSRRLVGWAVADHMRVDLVLDALHAAERTRGSLAGAIFHSDHGAQYGAKSFAEACRTAGVTRSMGAVGSSADNAAAESLNASFKRETLQGARSWGSAREARLAVFGWAHRYNTRRRHSHLGQMSPIDYENGLLPTPVTLTPAA, encoded by the exons ATGGTGATGAAGCACTACCCGCCGGAGTTCCGGGCCGAGGCGGTCGCGCTCTACCGGTCCCGCCCAGGCGCGACGATCAAATCGGTGGCCCAGGACCTGGGCGTCAACCACGAGACGCTGCGCAACTGGATCCGGCTCGACGACGCACAACGCACCGAAGCGCCCGCCTCCACCGCGAGCGCCTCGGCTCCGGCCTCGCCGGAGGACGAGAACGCCGCACTGCGCAGGCGGATCCGCGAACTGGAGGAGGAACGCGACATCCTGCGCAAGGCGGCCCGGTATTTCGCAGGGG GAGACGCGCTGGTGAACCGCTTCGAGTTCGTCTCCGAAAACCGACGCCAGTACGGCGTGAAGCGGTTGTGCCAGGTCATCGGCCTCGCCCGGTCCAGCTACTACCACTGGAAGGCCACCGCCCCGGACCGGGCGGCCCGCGCCGCGGCCGACGCGGACCTGGCCGCGCGCATCCGGGTGATCCACCGCGAGTCGGCGGGCACCTACGGCGTCCCGCGCATCACCGCCGAACTGCACGACACCGGACACGAGGTCAACCACAAGCGCGTCGCCCGCGTGATGCGCGGCATCGGCCTGGCCGGGCTGCGGCTGCGCCGCCGGCACCGCACCACCACGGCCGACCCCACTGCGGTCAAGGCCCCGGACCTGCTCGGACGCGACTTCACCGCCCAGGAACCCAACACCCGCTACGTCGGAGACATCACCTACCTGCCCATCGCCGACGGCACCTTCCTCTACCTCGCGACCGTGATGGACCTGTGCTCGCGCCGGCTGGTCGGCTGGGCCGTCGCCGACCACATGCGCGTCGACCTGGTCCTCGACGCCCTGCACGCCGCCGAGCGGACACGCGGCAGCCTGGCCGGGGCGATCTTCCACAGCGACCACGGAGCCCAATACGGCGCCAAATCCTTCGCCGAAGCCTGCCGCACCGCCGGGGTCACCAGGTCCATGGGCGCGGTCGGCAGCTCCGCGGACAACGCCGCCGCCGAAAGCCTCAACGCCTCCTTCAAACGCGAAACACTGCAAGGCGCCCGGAGTTGGGGCAGCGCAAGGGAAGCGCGCCTGGCGGTGTTCGGCTGGGCGCACCGCTACAACACCCGACGACGTCACTCCCACCTCGGCCAGATGTCCCCGATCGACTACGAGAACGGCCTGCTACCAACACCGGTTACGCTGACCCCAGCCGCATAA
- a CDS encoding ROK family transcriptional regulator: MTSPPRAGTTSPWPDLPEAARDVLLDVLIHGPGPRVEIALRLRLSRATLTRAARALVAHGLLVEGGTERRSSTGRPSEILHVRGEAHRFLGVKLTADRCYATVTDLTATPSEAVEQPLRSTDPDEVVTQIAAIAADRPGLTGIGITLGGVVRGGVVADAGFLGWRDVPLASAVTEATGLPVTVDNDVQALTSAEHWFGAGAGVDSMVLITIGAGVGVGLVVDGGLVQGAHGLPPRFAHLLVDPGGPQCGYGHRGCASSYLMSHVILRRLDGCATYDEAVERARAGDPDAGRVFAEAGYALGVLIGHAANFIDPAKILLTGDGLPLYEIASGQVRAGIGNTYEDDPALIDLDVRPFDFGEWARAAAALAIKAAITGAA; this comes from the coding sequence GTGACGTCACCACCCCGTGCCGGCACCACGTCGCCGTGGCCGGACCTGCCCGAAGCCGCCCGCGACGTGCTGCTGGACGTGCTGATCCACGGCCCCGGGCCGCGCGTCGAGATCGCGCTCCGGCTGCGCCTGTCCCGGGCGACGCTCACCCGTGCGGCCAGGGCGCTGGTCGCGCACGGCCTGCTGGTCGAAGGCGGCACCGAACGGCGCTCCTCCACCGGCCGCCCGTCGGAGATCCTGCACGTCCGCGGCGAGGCACACCGCTTCCTCGGCGTGAAGCTCACCGCCGACCGCTGCTACGCCACCGTGACCGACCTGACCGCCACGCCGTCCGAAGCCGTCGAGCAGCCGTTGCGCTCCACCGATCCCGACGAGGTGGTCACCCAAATCGCCGCGATCGCGGCCGACCGCCCGGGACTGACCGGCATCGGCATCACGCTCGGCGGCGTCGTGCGCGGCGGCGTCGTGGCCGACGCCGGGTTCCTGGGGTGGCGGGACGTGCCGCTCGCGTCCGCGGTGACCGAGGCGACCGGGCTGCCGGTGACCGTCGACAACGACGTGCAGGCCCTCACCTCGGCCGAGCACTGGTTCGGCGCCGGCGCGGGTGTCGACTCGATGGTGCTGATCACCATCGGCGCCGGCGTCGGCGTCGGCCTGGTCGTCGACGGCGGACTCGTCCAGGGCGCGCACGGGCTGCCGCCCCGCTTCGCCCACCTCCTCGTCGACCCCGGAGGACCGCAGTGCGGCTACGGCCATCGCGGCTGCGCCTCCAGCTACCTGATGAGCCACGTCATCCTGCGGCGGCTCGACGGGTGCGCGACCTACGACGAAGCGGTCGAGCGGGCCCGGGCCGGCGACCCGGACGCCGGACGGGTCTTCGCCGAAGCGGGCTACGCGCTCGGCGTCCTCATCGGGCACGCCGCCAACTTCATCGACCCGGCCAAGATCCTGCTCACGGGCGACGGCCTGCCCCTCTACGAGATCGCTTCCGGGCAGGTGCGCGCAGGCATCGGGAACACCTACGAAGACGACCCCGCCCTGATCGACCTGGACGTGCGACCGTTCGACTTCGGCGAATGGGCGCGTGCCGCCGCGGCCCTCGCCATCAAAGCCGCGATCACCGGCGCCGCCTGA